The region TTTTGCCTATACAAAATGAAATatcaaaccaaaaataaaagtggaaaGATCAAGAAAAAGTTGTAAAAATGTGGCGTTTTCACTGTACAGACATGTCAAACTTGGAATCAATTAGTTCACAAAGCTTACCTGCTCTTGTTGGGGGGAATCTGTCGACTGGGTCTCCTAATGGACTGACTGGGTTGAACTTTCATGGATGCGCGTGGCGAGGAGCGAGCAAAATTCTCAGGAGGCGGTGGCTTCTTGGGTATCTTCTTGACCAGTCTGCTCACCCATTTCTGCTGCTCTTCTTGAGAGATGGCGAGCAGCAGCAGGGTTTTGGCCGTCGACACGTCATAGTTCACTAAAGATACACCATGCTTTTTTAAAGTGATTCGAATTATGGCAATCGGAATTTGTTACCTTTGCAAGGAGCTATGATCTCCTCTTTCTTGTCCATATGGTCCTTGTGGCACTTAATATGGCAGCGCCGACATTCCAAAGCAGGTGGAGGCTTGAACATGTTCCACAGGGGTTTGGTGCATGCCTCGCAGTTGGTGGGGAAGTGATACAACGTGGGAATGAACTCGTGGCCTTTGTGGCAGATGTAGCTGGACTTTTCACCCATCGGTAGCGGCTCCACGGGAAATTCAGGTTCCTTTTTGCTCTCGCCTTCGTTGGCGTAAAGAATCTGAGGAGCAGAACGGCAAGGAAAGATTGATGTTGATCATTGATTATTCtaaagcacatgtgtcaaagtggcagcccgggggccaaatctggcccgctgcatcattttgtgtggccctggaaagtaaatcatgagtgctgactttcagttttaggattaaattaaaatgaagagtatagatgtatattaaattccctgattttccttcttttaaatcaatcattgtcattttttaatcaattttatcagtttttagttcaaaaatccttttgtaaaatctaaaaatatataaaaaagagctcaaataaacattgttcgagatctataaaaaaactggatattcagggcctttaatcgagttcatttaatcaatttataaaaaaaaagaaatcaaaatattatatctaaaatggtccggcccacatgaaatcaagttgatgttgtTCATTTCAATATGTCAATGAAAATAGGATAAaagcagtgtaaaaaaaaatgtaaatagttaCATTAAATATTATGGGAAATTTGAGTGTGTGTCCAATCTTAGTGACTCATACAAATGTAAACAGGGAAGCAAAAGCGGAAATTTTGATTCCTGGTCAACATACTGTTCATGTTTAGGAAGCCAAACAAAACAGAGAGAGAAGCTGCAATTCCTCGTACAGACCTGAAAAATCCTCGGAATGTCTTTGGCATCAGCTCGGTACACGTCTGTTTGTGTGACAGGCCTCACATGAAACAGTTTACTATGGAGGAAaatagaagaaagaaaaaaaatcaaaaagatcATCAGACACGCCCCCGTCGCACAAGCAAGCGAGCGATACATGTGTCACTCTTAAGAATTACTCATGAAATTGGCAAAGGTCCCTTTTTCTCGGTGCTATGATTAAGTTACTCACTCTATATCAAGCACCATATAAGGAATGGACTGCTCTTTGTCTTGCTCACTCTTGTAGAAAAGAATCTTCTTGCTGCTCACGACAACATACTAGAGCAAAAGAGAACATGGGACAAATGTGAATATGTCAGCCATCTTAATAACTCTCTTGGTAGAAACATTTGACTTTTGGGCCAACAGCAAACAGATTTTGTGgtgggttattttcagtttgatCTCAAATGTCCATTAATTTAACAcaagggtcgggaacctttttgacaaagagagccataaacaattcatattttcaaacattattccttgagagccatactcagaatttaaaagtaaaaaaatacatgaaaatgtgagcatttattattcacttcaccactttgaaagtaagaaaaaaaagtctgaattcttttaaaaacatgatttcactgttgctaatcaatgagtatcaatgagaggatccatgcagaagagtctaatgaagaaaaattataatttaaaaaggcggagagccatatacacccatcaaaagagccacatatggctcccgagctcaagttccctacccctgatttaaCATGTTAATCTGTTTCAAAAGTTTACCTTTTTCTCCCATCCAAACTTCTTGGTGTTACGCACAGGAAGAGATAACCAACCTTCAAGCCTTGTttctaaaagggaaaaaagccttaaatcTCTCTCCAAGTCAAGAACAAATTAATTGCATGGGAATTCTAGTATAATTGTTATATTTACCTGTCAAGGCATCATCAGTATCAAACTCGGGTCCACTACCGATACTGGCAGAGTCCATGGACTGCACGCTGAGTGACTGGAGGAGATTCCTCAGCTGCTCGATGTCACTGTCTTTACTGTCCAGAGCCATTTGGAGCTCAATTCGCATCTGACTCTCGTCTGCCAGTTGCTACAAAGTGCAATTACAAACGGtagtattattatatattatatatatatgtaaatattattCTGAAAAGTGTACTGACTGCCTGCATTTCATTGATCTCTCTCTGATATTTGATGATGGTGCTGTTGAGCTTTTCCTTCTCCGATCTGAGTTCCAGCTGCAGCTTTCTGTTTTCCTTCTCCTTGCGCCGCATGTCTGTGTCGTTACCACGGCGACTACTTCCAACACGCATCTCCTTCCTATTCAGGATCTCTGCCAGCTTATTGACAGCCTGTTGATGtacatagtgttttttttataacaacaTACCCACATGAGAGAGACAGATTGGCATGAAACATGTTTGAAAGCTTAATACACAGGtgccaaagtggcggcccgggggccaaatctggcctgccgcatcattttgtgtggccctggaACGTacatcatgagtgccgattttctgtcaaagcaaatctgaatattatatctaaaatggtctggcccacatgaaattgagttgacattaacttggcccgcgaaccaacccgagtctgacactcttgGCTTAATATGACCATTATTGGACATCATCTTACGCTACATAACAAACCTGAGTTTTAAGTGTTCTCTCTGactggagttgcttctctaacATGGTCTTCTGCTGCTCCCAATCATTGGACTTCTCTGATTctgtattccaaaaaaaaatgaggcaaaaaTTAGTCCTAATTTcaaataggtttaaaaaaaatctccaatacCTTCTGCAGACtccttcattttgttgttgagcTCCTCCTTCTCATTGGCTAAGTTGGCGATGTCACTGGTGAGGGTCCTATTGGTTTCTTCCAACTGGGAAATCAAACAAGATTGCAAGGTAATCGATAACATGGCACAAAAAgccttaaaaatgtatatttcaaAATGTACCGAATTGATTGTGATGTCCTTCTCTGACAAATCCTGACGATGGCGAGCCATCATCTCCTTTAACTCCAGCTCcttcattattttttccttctctaGGTCAGAGTATTGCTCCTCGGCAATAGAGCGAGCCAGCTGCTCGGAGTCGGCTTTGGTTAGCGTGATTTCGAGCTGGGCGGCCAGAGAATCCCTGAAATTACAAAATTAAGTTATCTGGTCtgttgttataacatgaatgaaCAAGAATGACTCAATTAGATTTTTGGGGGCAACCTTAAAATATCATGCAAGTGCAAACACAATGTATTCTTCTGATCATTTCAAAAAATTGTTACACCGCACCACTAGAAGCTGCTATTAGAAATACAATATcaaattgaattaattttaatgaCCTTTTAAGACAGTTAATTAAGAGGAGTAATTACAAGATTAAAGTGTTTTTGTGACCCTTTGGAAACCCTTTGGTTTGTCCAGAATACTAAAAAGACATGAAAAAGTtttgaaaagttaaaacaccTCTCTTCTTGAAGTTCCTGGAGAGACTGCTGGACTTCTTTGAAAAGTTTGTTCTTGTCCTCACATTCCTCTTTTAGTTCACGAACCTGTGTCTTATACAAAGTCTGGaatatacaaaaacacaagtaaataaaaaaaaatgactgtcatgttgtcaaacgtccagcgaccaaacgtctgtgtCTTTTAGGGGGATCAGACTCACAGAAAAATACTGTTCCGCTTCTAATTGGTCTTGCAGCTCCTTCAATTGTCCATCTGTGTCTTGTCTTTCTCTGTTGACAAAACAAGgacattttcaacattaaaaatggcataaaaaaactaaaaaataaacacaaacggAAGCGACCTGCGCAGCTCAAGGTTCTGCTTTTCCAAGCTGCGTTTAATGTCCAGTAGGTGATTTGTTTCCTGCTTCAGCTGCTTTTCTGACGTTCGCAAAGAGTTGAGTTGCTGGTTCTGGACCTTCAGATCGTTCTGAGTCAGGTTGCGTTTTTGGGTCTCCTGCTCAATCTTCAGCGTCAGATTCTTTACCTGCagacagcaaaaacacaaatgcgcTACTAAATACGGAAAGGCTTTGTACATGGTTGACGTGGCCGCTCTCGGAccacaaatattttctattttttgtcaCGTCTGATCTTCTTGTGCGGCACATTTGGTCAAAATGATGATTCACCTCTTCCGTGAGGTGGTCTTTGTGTCTGCGCAACTCATCCAGCTTTTGAAGAGCTTGTTTATAGTCACAATCCATCAAGCTGCTGTGCTTTTCCTGTTCGAGTATTCTGTTCTCCAGCCGCAGTTTGGCGACGCGTTCCTCTGCAAGCTTCTGCTCCATCTCTGCATTACATAGAAGATACATCAGAATATTTTATATCATAACGAACATGGCCCAAAGCAAGAAATACTTTAATATTCATTAGAGGTGGTTAGAGTAGCCCATAATCTTACTCTACTATACCATAACCTATTACATGGCCATGTTAGACTACATTTTAGACTTCACTGAATTCCAACTGAATGTGGCTTACCCTTCATAGACTCTGATTTGGCACCTTCAATGGTTActtttatcttgtttttgtcTGCCAGCAAAGCCTTGGTGGCTTTATGGGAGCTCTCCTCCTGCTCCAGCCCTTGCTGTAGCACCTTCAACTTATAGGTCATATCGATCTCTTTATTGCTTTTTTCCTGTGTACACATGCAAACAAATTTCAACACATCGTACCAAGCCCCAAAATCTGCAAGCCAAAAGTCAAGAATCAAGAAAATAACATGGTAGAAAGAGCAtaaacactttttaaatcattgcaAATTTGATAATACCTTTTCCAAATCAGTGAGCTTTTCCTGAAGGTGCCTTTTCTCAGTCTCCATTTTGGAGAATGCTCGTTTCTGCTGCTGTACTTCCTCCTCCAGGCCAGAGATACGTCCTACAAGATAGTAATGGtgattaaatataaattaaattcaCTACCCACTACTGCTATTAGGGaaatttcaagttacgaaaGCATTTGGCTAATCAATGAATTTCCCAAGTAGAGTTACCGTTGTATGAGTATCACTAACCCATTAAGTCACTGATGGTCTCTGAGCCCTGACTCTGCTCCCTGCGTTCAGTCTCCAGGGCAGCCTGCAAGGTGATGCATTCCTTCTCCAGGCTTAACTTGCTGCGTTCCAATAAGCAGCATTTGTCCTGCAGGTCTCGCATGTTTGCCTCCAGCTGTTGCAACTGTTTGCTGTTGTCTGTCTGGGTCTTACGCAGCCTGGTCGCAGACTCCGATTCGGCACGGAGCAATTTGTTGGCTTCTTccaactggaagaaaaaaaaaaaatccaaattgacTAAAACCCATTGAAGGTTCACTATAAAATATTAGCAGATTCAGGTATTGTCAGGAATGTGTAAAGATTCTCAAACCAATGCGTGCTTATAAAAGGTTGCAAATGAAGTACCACCGTACTTTcctgactataagtcgcactttttttcataacttgactGGTTGTGAAAAAGTCAAGTGTGgcttattcttgttttttttttttgactaactAACCTGTTTCTGTAGATGAATGTTCTTCTCATTGGAAATATGTGAATTTTGATTTCTTCTTTTCGAGTCATCCAGCTGATCACGGAGGTTATTTACTGCAATGCAAAAGTGTGACAACATTATAGACCAGGATTGTCcaaaaattttaaatgaatattaagCGTTTATCACTTTCAATGTCATaggaatgaatttaaaaaaagatgtaaagaCGGCATATATTTAATTCTTTGCCATCACCTTCATTTTCCAGACAGCGTTTTCTGTCAGCTTCACTCTCCGCCTTCCGGTGGCTCTCCATGCTCTTGTGTTGCAGAAGGGCCTTTTCCCTCTCCAACTGCCTCAGGCTGGACTCCAAATTCTTCCTGACGCTCACCTAAAGCAGTCTTGATATGAGTCACTCTATTGCATCACATCTTCCAATATTAACTTTAGagtcatgtgatttttttattgacgcTAAACGAGAATAAAATTGGTTCTCCCACACCCTGTATGCATTTGACGTTGTTGATACCATTTCAAAAGCACTACCTTCCAACTGAAAtgaaactaaaactaaaaaagcCATGAAAATTAATTGAGGGTATAAAACTTAATCATCCAAAAAGGGGAGAACTGGATTGTAAGCACCAGCAATATAAATGCAATAAAAGCTATTCAGGTAAAATCACTGGAGAAAGCAAGTTTTTCAAATGTGTTGTTATTCTACCTCGTCTTCAAGTTCCTTGGACACTTTGTCAACACGACTAGTGGCAGCTCTGAAAAGATAAGAGACAAATTGTTATCAGAAATGATAGTCTAATGGactatttaatgtttttaactaAAGTCTATTCACCTGAATTTGTGCTCGAGATCATCTTTGGCTTGCTTCTCATTATTGAGTTGAATTTCCAAGTTGTGAAGCTTCTTTTGCATTGCTAgggactgagaaaaaaaataatatacacttAGTAGAGATGAACCaaaactttatgttttaggatcaaatttcaaagaagagtagagatgtatattaaatttataatatataattgtcattttttaatccatttttgtgtttttagtctcaatttttttgtaaaatcaaaaaatatacataaaaagctcaaataaacattgttttagatctataaaaaatagggcttttaattcagggccttaatccatttattaaaaaaaatctaaatgttatatctaaaattgtccggcccacatgaaattgagttgacttACCTCGCCCTTTGAATTATCGTTAATACATGAAGAGTTGTTGGAAGCATTTAGTAGCCTAAaataacaaaccaaaaaaaaaaaatgtcaattgtaaATGTGTGTTGACAGCAACACTCCAAAATGTCAACTCATGACTTACTGGTCTTCTTTGAAGTACGTAAAGCCCACAAAGGGGAGTTGATTTCCAACAAAGGCCTTAGGTGTGGGGAACGTCTCTACATCCCCTTTGTCTTCTTCAATCTCGTCGAAGTTACTGGTGTCGATGTCACTGCTGAGCTCTGGGACCACGGGTGCCACGgctaaagagaagaaaaaaaaatatatatatatttggacttggTTTGAGTTCCATCTAATTCGATGAAGGGATATTAACTGTCTCTGATGGTGTCAAATGTCCACTGGTCGTTCTTGAAAAAAGGGTGTCGCTTAATCTCTTCGACGCCATTCTGTCCCAATCGCACCTCCCTGTAAAGACCAAACCAAATTGACCCCCgtaattggtaaaaaaatactaaaaactagactaaatattaaaatttgtcaGTACAGTGGATGAATAGTACTagtttttgactttttattttcttacctATCAGTTAGGAAGGCACAAATAATATTCTTTGCATCTTTGGAGATCTCTACATCATCTGGAAAGTTGAGGGAGTTTTTATGATCCATAATTTTACTGTAGGTTCCCACAAGAGAGTCAGCGTAGAAAGGCGTGTCACCTGCCATCACCCAAAAATGATTTATGAGTTGATACCACTAATTTCTCAAttaaaaatgtcacttaaaaAGGGTAAAAGATGCACTGACCAACAAGTAATTCAAAGATAAAAACCCCAACGGACCACCAATCACATTCTCTCCCATAATATCCATCACCTCCCTGGGATTTCAGTACTTCGGGAGAAATGTAGTCAGGGGTTCCTACGGCTGTATCACAATGTACCATACCAGtctgtaacaaaaaaataaataaatcacaattaAATCATTGAACATTTCAGTCTTTTAAGGTGGCACTGTGCTATAGGAATCCATCCAATCAATACACAGGCCCCCAAAAACTCACCGAGTCCATTTTCATGCAGGTTCCAAAGTCAGCGAGCTTCAGATGCCCGTGTCTGTCCAGCAGCATGTTATCCGGCTTAACATCCCGGTGAATGAAGCCCATGGAGTGAATAGCATCCAGAGCCATCACTACCTCAGCCGTGTAAAACTTGGCCCATTTCTCTGGCACGTCGTAAGTACTGGTGAGGTTGACCAGGTCACCACCCGGCATGTACTCCATCACCATGTAGAGGTAGTGCTCATCTTGGAAGGCGCAGCACAACTAGGCGAAGCAAAAAAGTCAAGATTACTTCAAATACTACAGTATTCCCAGTAGACAGTGGTTTGAATATGATACCTGCACCACCCACGGACTGTTGGCAAAGGCCATGATGTCCCTTTCTTCCCAGAAGAAGGCGGAGTCTGAGCGTTTGATCATCTCAAATTTGCTAAGAAGCTTCATGGCGTAGACTTTCCGGGAGGCTTTATGCCTAACCTGAATAAAAGTGTATGATATTATGTATAGTTGAGAGTAtactatattaaaaaatgtaggATGCTTTCATTGAGggcagaaaaaatgttttgtttctatATTATGTAGGCAAAGTTGCATTGGTGTTTCATCAATAGGAAATTAGATTTTGAATTTCAAGTAAAATCATGCTTTTAACTCACCAACTGAACCTCACCAAAAGCTCCTCGGCCAATCACTTTAACTCTATCAAAGTCATCTGACTTCATCTGCAGATCTCGGACTTGTTTTATCACATTTTcgtctgataaaaaaaatggtcattagTATGGTCAACATGGTTGATAAAAGCACCAAATTGTATTGagaaaatagttgaaaaaaaacttacatctatttaaaaaggtttcaatgtttttattcttgCGAAGTGCAGGATAGTCCAAATCTAGGACCACAGCATTTAAGGAGTCCTAGAatgaaaaaagatagaaaaaaacaggaaagaTCAACCTATTGAAAAACATACTAATCCAAAAATGAGGTCTGGGGTTAAGTTGAGAAAACATTAGGCAAAATTAAACCATACTATATTTCTAACCACTAAGATAATTGCCTCTTTTCATCATATCACCTGCAAACTAAACTAAATCCATTATCAAGTCATTCAGAAATTCAATTCCTAACCTTATCACCTTTAAAATGTAATCACCTTTTCcgtttcatattaaaaaaaacacacatcctGCAAGTTTAACAACAATCCCTTTCTCTTGACTTATCTTAAACACAAACATAggttgtcaaaaaataaaaataaaacgatAACCCGAGTGTTCACACCAGAAAATATGGCGACAGAGCCTTTCTCCATTTgtccctttttattttgtttccctGCAGCATCTTATCTAAGCCGCCTGTCACTTTTCCCCCAAATGTTTCCGACTCGGATGCAGTCAGTGGCTTTAGTTTCACCAGTTCAAAACGGCACTTCCCCATTAAAGGACTAACCTCACACAAAGCTactatttaagggaaaataaTACACATGCAGTGGGCGGAGAAGGGCACACAGGGagggtgtgtgtgcatgtgtgtgtgtgtgtgtccgtctgtgtttgtgcaaatacaaaaaatacagtacatgcagTAGGATCTCCCAAAAAGCAATCCAGGAAATGATCCACCCCGCCCCgtgtttttcagataatttcACTATGACATAAAGACAGTCCCTGTGTGCAACTCATTTCCTCTGCGACCACATTTGGTTGCTATCTTACCCTCAGAAATTTGCAAAAGCCAAAA is a window of Stigmatopora nigra isolate UIUO_SnigA chromosome 13, RoL_Snig_1.1, whole genome shotgun sequence DNA encoding:
- the rock2a gene encoding rho-associated protein kinase 2; this encodes MSQGAERRMESRLKKLEDMMRNPRSALNLESLLDSLNAVVLDLDYPALRKNKNIETFLNRYENVIKQVRDLQMKSDDFDRVKVIGRGAFGEVQLVRHKASRKVYAMKLLSKFEMIKRSDSAFFWEERDIMAFANSPWVVQLCCAFQDEHYLYMVMEYMPGGDLVNLTSTYDVPEKWAKFYTAEVVMALDAIHSMGFIHRDVKPDNMLLDRHGHLKLADFGTCMKMDSTGMVHCDTAVGTPDYISPEVLKSQGGDGYYGRECDWWSVGVFIFELLVGDTPFYADSLVGTYSKIMDHKNSLNFPDDVEISKDAKNIICAFLTDREVRLGQNGVEEIKRHPFFKNDQWTFDTIRDTVAPVVPELSSDIDTSNFDEIEEDKGDVETFPTPKAFVGNQLPFVGFTYFKEDQLLNASNNSSCINDNSKGESLAMQKKLHNLEIQLNNEKQAKDDLEHKFRAATSRVDKVSKELEDEVSVRKNLESSLRQLEREKALLQHKSMESHRKAESEADRKRCLENEVNNLRDQLDDSKRRNQNSHISNEKNIHLQKQLEEANKLLRAESESATRLRKTQTDNSKQLQQLEANMRDLQDKCCLLERSKLSLEKECITLQAALETERREQSQGSETISDLMGRISGLEEEVQQQKRAFSKMETEKRHLQEKLTDLEKEKSNKEIDMTYKLKVLQQGLEQEESSHKATKALLADKNKIKVTIEGAKSESMKEMEQKLAEERVAKLRLENRILEQEKHSSLMDCDYKQALQKLDELRRHKDHLTEEVKNLTLKIEQETQKRNLTQNDLKVQNQQLNSLRTSEKQLKQETNHLLDIKRSLEKQNLELRRERQDTDGQLKELQDQLEAEQYFSTLYKTQVRELKEECEDKNKLFKEVQQSLQELQEERDSLAAQLEITLTKADSEQLARSIAEEQYSDLEKEKIMKELELKEMMARHRQDLSEKDITINSLEETNRTLTSDIANLANEKEELNNKMKESAEESEKSNDWEQQKTMLEKQLQSERTLKTQAVNKLAEILNRKEMRVGSSRRGNDTDMRRKEKENRKLQLELRSEKEKLNSTIIKYQREINEMQAQLADESQMRIELQMALDSKDSDIEQLRNLLQSLSVQSMDSASIGSGPEFDTDDALTETRLEGWLSLPVRNTKKFGWEKKYVVVSSKKILFYKSEQDKEQSIPYMVLDIDKLFHVRPVTQTDVYRADAKDIPRIFQILYANEGESKKEPEFPVEPLPMGEKSSYICHKGHEFIPTLYHFPTNCEACTKPLWNMFKPPPALECRRCHIKCHKDHMDKKEEIIAPCKVNYDVSTAKTLLLLAISQEEQQKWVSRLVKKIPKKPPPPENFARSSPRASMKVQPSQSIRRPSRQIPPNKSRSNGFKLMREDSSSGLC